Proteins from a single region of Corynebacterium casei LMG S-19264:
- a CDS encoding Cof-type HAD-IIB family hydrolase has protein sequence MVYPRLIALDMDGTLLDGESKVPEDFWPLLKRAEELGVVIAPASGRQLATLQDQFGDDLSYIAENGTAIAHQGKIIDVSVLPDDAVYRILDALQSVTVEHDVVLCTPTVGYVSEDANPDTFTQLEKYYYSRESVAELRSMVEGSDIIKVAIYCAAGSEEFIAPVIFEAIPDHNVAVSGQAWVDIMPAGANKGAALHHMAEKLGISIEETAAFGDYLNDFELLQEAGTAVAMDNAHPKLKEIADLIAPSNLDHGVITVLTEWFDKMQAEVETQRANR, from the coding sequence ATGGTTTATCCGCGACTCATCGCCCTAGACATGGACGGCACTTTGTTAGATGGCGAGAGTAAGGTGCCAGAAGATTTCTGGCCGCTGCTCAAGCGCGCGGAGGAGCTCGGTGTAGTTATCGCTCCGGCCTCGGGCCGCCAGCTAGCCACTTTGCAAGACCAGTTTGGCGATGACCTTTCATATATCGCCGAAAATGGCACCGCGATTGCGCACCAGGGCAAGATCATTGACGTTTCCGTGCTTCCCGATGACGCTGTGTACCGCATTCTTGATGCACTGCAGTCCGTCACTGTTGAGCACGATGTGGTGCTGTGCACCCCAACCGTCGGCTACGTCTCCGAGGACGCCAACCCGGATACTTTCACCCAGTTGGAGAAGTACTACTACTCGCGTGAAAGCGTTGCTGAGCTGCGCTCAATGGTTGAAGGCTCTGACATCATCAAGGTGGCGATCTATTGCGCTGCTGGTTCGGAAGAGTTCATCGCTCCGGTTATCTTTGAAGCTATCCCCGACCACAACGTTGCTGTATCCGGCCAAGCCTGGGTGGATATCATGCCCGCCGGAGCGAATAAGGGCGCGGCCCTTCATCACATGGCTGAGAAACTCGGAATCAGCATCGAGGAAACCGCAGCCTTCGGTGACTACCTCAATGACTTTGAGCTCCTGCAAGAAGCCGGCACCGCAGTTGCGATGGACAACGCTCACCCGAAGCTGAAAGAAATCGCCGACCTCATCGCACCTTCCAACCTCGACCACGGTGTAATTACTGTTCTCACCGAATGGTTCGACAAGATGCAAGCTGAAGTCGAAACCCAGCGGGCGAATAGGTAG
- a CDS encoding DUF1648 domain-containing protein, with protein sequence MALHREPQMPELKNPPWIWVWLILATGGFALLAVYFNWEEIPDPFPSHWNARGEADAFTEKTWQQMIFMFGLPTLIFTATVAGSFAFMHQHAKHLRGEDWKIARSRAMTNSMLKPLGLWMFVLNLIIVVSMYFSITTVEIFSPLLIVGLILVVVALLWQMAGVQRWVDEQYPDPKISKHMKWGMFYYNPEDPNMMVHRDLNSTFNMAHKGSWVAMGALLGLPVILVAVLIIATL encoded by the coding sequence ATGGCCCTACACCGTGAACCGCAGATGCCCGAGCTGAAGAATCCACCCTGGATTTGGGTATGGCTGATTCTGGCCACGGGCGGATTTGCGCTTCTAGCTGTGTATTTCAACTGGGAAGAGATACCAGATCCATTCCCTTCGCATTGGAATGCGCGTGGGGAAGCGGATGCCTTCACGGAGAAGACGTGGCAGCAAATGATCTTCATGTTTGGACTGCCCACATTAATTTTCACGGCAACGGTTGCTGGTTCTTTCGCATTTATGCACCAGCATGCCAAGCATTTACGGGGCGAGGACTGGAAGATCGCGCGCTCGCGGGCAATGACAAATTCCATGCTCAAGCCCCTGGGGCTGTGGATGTTCGTTCTCAACCTGATCATCGTGGTGAGCATGTATTTCTCCATCACAACGGTGGAGATATTCTCGCCACTCCTCATCGTCGGCTTAATCCTCGTGGTGGTGGCCTTGCTGTGGCAGATGGCAGGGGTCCAAAGATGGGTTGATGAGCAATATCCAGATCCCAAAATAAGCAAGCACATGAAGTGGGGAATGTTCTACTACAACCCGGAAGACCCCAACATGATGGTGCACCGCGATCTCAACAGCACATTCAACATGGCGCACAAAGGCTCTTGGGTCGCGATGGGTGCGCTACTCGGCCTGCCAGTCATCCTGGTTGCAGTGCTCATCATCGCGACGCTCTAG
- a CDS encoding 3-hydroxyisobutyryl-CoA hydrolase yields the protein MTETAESTAPVLTSVRQRTGLIELNRPKALNSLTPEMIDIIGDAVRAWENDDSIDQIVLYTTNPKAFCAGGDVRYARDNIVDGNAGVVDDFFASEYTVNGELSNCTKPLIAIINGVVMGGGLGISIHGSHRVVTENAFASMPEMSIGYFTDVGVSHAAQRMVGTRGKSSTALAKYWSITGYRMYAADMLWSGAATHVVKDADEILEAIIAHGVEAALEKHSYVPEEEAPLASVIEHIESTFNRATWAEIQEALKAADKDFANQTAEYLASACPTSVVASNELFEAHAKEDDIVEALKREESLGRYIRSRDDFIEGVRAVLVEKTRDAAFNPADTAEVDLDAIHEALKI from the coding sequence ATGACTGAAACTGCTGAATCAACCGCACCTGTACTTACGTCAGTTCGCCAGCGTACCGGACTCATCGAATTGAACCGCCCCAAGGCGCTGAACTCGCTGACTCCAGAGATGATTGACATCATCGGGGATGCTGTCCGGGCCTGGGAAAACGATGATTCCATCGACCAGATCGTGTTGTACACCACCAACCCAAAGGCATTCTGTGCCGGCGGTGACGTGCGCTATGCGCGCGACAACATCGTCGATGGCAACGCAGGTGTCGTGGATGATTTCTTCGCCAGTGAGTACACGGTCAACGGTGAGCTTTCTAATTGCACCAAACCGCTAATCGCCATCATTAATGGTGTGGTCATGGGCGGTGGACTGGGCATTTCCATCCATGGCTCGCACCGCGTGGTGACAGAAAATGCCTTTGCATCCATGCCAGAGATGTCCATTGGCTACTTCACTGACGTGGGTGTTTCCCACGCCGCGCAACGCATGGTGGGCACTCGCGGGAAGTCTTCCACGGCCTTGGCTAAGTACTGGTCTATTACCGGCTACCGCATGTACGCCGCAGACATGCTCTGGTCTGGTGCGGCAACGCACGTGGTCAAGGACGCAGACGAGATTCTAGAGGCAATCATCGCCCACGGCGTCGAGGCTGCCTTGGAAAAGCACTCCTATGTGCCAGAAGAGGAAGCACCGTTGGCCAGCGTTATCGAGCACATCGAATCCACCTTCAACCGCGCAACCTGGGCAGAAATCCAAGAGGCATTGAAGGCTGCGGATAAAGACTTTGCGAACCAGACCGCAGAGTACTTGGCATCGGCATGCCCAACCTCAGTTGTTGCCTCCAATGAGCTGTTTGAAGCCCACGCGAAAGAAGACGACATCGTTGAGGCACTCAAGCGCGAAGAATCCTTGGGCCGCTACATCCGCTCCCGCGATGATTTCATCGAGGGCGTGCGCGCCGTGCTGGTGGAAAAGACCCGTGACGCCGCCTTCAACCCAGCGGATACCGCTGAGGTCGACCTAGACGCCATCCACGAGGCCCTAAAGATCTAG
- a CDS encoding putative quinol monooxygenase, whose product MIFINVKFHVKPEYADTFLDDINWYTEACNAEPGCLEFKWFRDPEDSQRFLLVEAYKDGEDVTHVQSEHFERSCKEFPQYLLETPDIINFKIDGKTEWDKMAEFKVD is encoded by the coding sequence ATGATCTTCATTAACGTTAAATTTCACGTAAAGCCCGAGTACGCTGATACCTTCCTCGATGACATCAACTGGTACACCGAAGCCTGCAACGCTGAGCCAGGTTGCTTGGAATTCAAGTGGTTCCGCGACCCTGAAGATTCCCAGCGCTTCCTCCTCGTAGAGGCATACAAGGACGGCGAGGATGTAACCCACGTTCAAAGCGAGCACTTTGAGCGCTCCTGCAAGGAATTCCCTCAGTACCTGCTCGAAACTCCGGACATCATCAACTTCAAGATTGACGGCAAGACCGAGTGGGACAAGATGGCCGAGTTCAAGGTCGACTAG